In Planctomycetia bacterium, one DNA window encodes the following:
- the rpmJ gene encoding 50S ribosomal protein L36 produces the protein MKVRSSVRRICENCKLIKRKGVIRVICSSNPRHKQRQG, from the coding sequence ATGAAAGTACGTAGTAGTGTTCGGCGCATTTGCGAGAATTGCAAGTTGATCAAGCGCAAGGGCGTGATCCGGGTGATCTGTTCGTCCAATCCGCGTCACAAGCAGAGGCAGGGTTAA
- the map gene encoding type I methionyl aminopeptidase, producing the protein MAVLKSPREIELMRAAGRVVYQVLQRMREIVRPGIRTEVLGAEADKLIAEAGGTALFRGVKTPATKFPFPSAVCVSVNEEVVHGIPGPRVLKEGDVVSIDCGVRMKGYCGDSATTLPVGRIHPDVQRLLDVTSGALDLAIREMRPGRMWSEVAGAMQHYVESAGFSVVREFVGHGIGQGMHEEPKVPNYTDRKQRKTDFRLEPGLVLAVEPMVNMGSAEVRAGDSTGWPQVTKDGRWSAHFEHTVAVTPTGVDVLTDGR; encoded by the coding sequence ATGGCAGTCCTGAAGAGCCCGCGCGAGATTGAGTTGATGCGCGCGGCCGGTCGCGTGGTGTATCAGGTTTTGCAGCGGATGCGCGAGATCGTGCGCCCTGGCATCCGCACCGAGGTGCTGGGCGCCGAGGCGGATAAGCTGATCGCGGAAGCCGGCGGCACGGCATTGTTTCGCGGCGTGAAGACGCCGGCGACGAAGTTTCCGTTTCCGTCGGCGGTTTGCGTGAGCGTGAACGAAGAAGTGGTCCACGGGATTCCGGGGCCGCGTGTGTTGAAAGAAGGCGACGTCGTCAGCATTGATTGCGGCGTGCGCATGAAAGGTTACTGCGGCGATTCGGCGACGACGTTGCCGGTCGGCCGCATTCATCCCGACGTGCAGCGTCTGCTGGACGTCACGTCGGGCGCGCTGGATCTGGCGATTCGTGAGATGCGGCCGGGCCGCATGTGGAGCGAGGTTGCCGGCGCGATGCAGCATTATGTCGAGTCTGCGGGCTTCTCGGTGGTTCGGGAGTTCGTCGGGCACGGCATCGGTCAGGGTATGCACGAGGAGCCGAAGGTTCCGAACTACACCGACCGCAAGCAGCGCAAGACGGACTTCCGGCTGGAGCCGGGATTGGTGTTGGCGGTGGAGCCGATGGTGAACATGGGATCGGCCGAAGTTCGTGCGGGGGATTCGACGGGCTGGCCGCAGGTGACGAAGGATGGTCGCTGGTCGGCCCATTTTGAACACACGGTGGCGGTGACGCCAACGGGTGTGGACGTGTTGACGGACGGTCGATGA
- the rpsD gene encoding 30S ribosomal protein S4: MGRYIGPVCRLCRREGIKLMLKGSRCESAKCPMEKQGRNMPPGQAKAFRRGQGSEYGKRLRETQKVKRYYGLFDTQFRRYFERAAHTAENTGTALLTMLERRLDNVVTKLGFAPSRRAARISIGHGHFSVNGHCVNKPGYLVRPGDKITVNKREASKKMVKHWVDLDPNRPVQGWLKLDGGQLEGQVVAMPGREDVQIPVEEQLIVEFCNR, encoded by the coding sequence ATGGGAAGATACATCGGACCAGTATGTCGGCTTTGTCGGCGCGAGGGCATCAAGCTGATGCTCAAAGGTTCTCGGTGCGAAAGCGCCAAGTGCCCGATGGAGAAGCAGGGTCGCAACATGCCGCCGGGCCAGGCGAAGGCGTTTCGCCGCGGCCAGGGGAGCGAGTACGGCAAGCGCCTGCGTGAGACGCAGAAAGTCAAGCGGTACTACGGCCTCTTTGATACACAGTTCCGCCGGTACTTTGAACGGGCCGCGCACACTGCCGAGAACACCGGCACGGCGCTGCTGACGATGCTGGAGCGCCGGCTGGATAACGTCGTGACCAAGCTGGGCTTTGCGCCGTCGCGGCGAGCCGCGCGGATATCGATCGGTCACGGGCATTTTTCCGTGAACGGTCATTGTGTGAACAAGCCGGGCTATCTCGTGCGTCCCGGTGACAAGATCACGGTCAACAAGCGTGAAGCGAGCAAGAAGATGGTCAAGCACTGGGTGGACTTGGATCCGAATCGCCCGGTGCAGGGATGGCTGAAGCTGGATGGCGGGCAGTTGGAGGGGCAGGTGGTCGCCATGCCGGGTCGCGAGGACGTGCAGATTCCCGTTGAAGAGCAGTTGATCGTGGAGTTCTGCAACCGATGA
- a CDS encoding DNA-directed RNA polymerase subunit alpha: protein MRIRWRGLELPTRVVRDDATSTPTYGRFLIEPFERGFGTTVGNSLRRILLSSLEGAAVTHVRIKGADHEFMSLPGVLEDVTNIILNVKSLIVRLSGETPKAMRVCVKGQAKTMTPIRADQIVCDPAIEIINKDQLLCTLTDATEFDMEMTVAHGRSYATADDNKQGEDQVIGIIPVDSVFSPVNRVRYRVEDTRVGQRTNYDRLVLEIWTNGTITPEMALVEAAKILRKHLNPFVQYFELGSGLAIETADGQGDAASSAPDEGILAMPISRLELSVRSSNCLASAQIATIGELVQMDESSLLKLRSFGKTSLNEVKRKLAEHGLSLKDAQPIDESGELDDHRGGEGVQSSSGMLGGLDSGSMPASGALDSMSGHYSPPSGDPAASNPGFNG, encoded by the coding sequence ATGCGAATTAGGTGGCGAGGTTTGGAGTTGCCGACCCGTGTGGTGCGGGATGACGCGACCAGCACGCCGACGTATGGGCGGTTTTTGATTGAGCCGTTTGAGCGCGGTTTCGGCACAACGGTGGGGAACAGTCTGCGCCGCATCCTCTTGAGCAGCCTGGAGGGTGCCGCGGTGACGCATGTCCGGATCAAGGGCGCGGACCATGAGTTCATGTCGCTACCGGGCGTTCTGGAAGACGTCACCAACATCATTTTGAACGTGAAGTCGCTCATCGTTCGTTTGAGCGGTGAGACGCCCAAGGCGATGCGCGTTTGTGTGAAGGGCCAGGCCAAGACGATGACGCCGATCCGGGCTGATCAGATCGTCTGTGATCCTGCAATTGAGATCATCAACAAGGACCAGCTTCTTTGCACGTTGACGGACGCGACTGAATTCGACATGGAAATGACCGTCGCGCACGGGCGCAGCTATGCGACGGCAGACGACAACAAGCAGGGTGAGGATCAGGTCATCGGGATCATCCCGGTCGATTCGGTTTTCAGCCCGGTGAATCGCGTTCGCTATCGGGTGGAAGACACGCGCGTCGGCCAGCGCACGAACTATGATCGACTCGTGCTGGAAATCTGGACCAACGGCACGATCACGCCGGAGATGGCGCTGGTCGAAGCCGCCAAGATTCTCCGCAAGCATCTCAATCCGTTCGTCCAGTACTTTGAGTTGGGCAGCGGTCTGGCCATTGAGACGGCCGATGGACAGGGCGATGCGGCGTCGAGCGCGCCGGACGAGGGCATCCTGGCGATGCCGATATCGCGGCTGGAGCTGTCGGTCCGGTCGAGCAATTGTCTCGCGTCGGCGCAAATCGCGACGATTGGCGAATTGGTGCAGATGGACGAGAGCAGCCTGCTGAAGCTGCGAAGCTTCGGGAAGACCTCGCTGAACGAAGTGAAGCGCAAGCTGGCGGAGCACGGCCTATCACTCAAGGACGCTCAACCGATAGATGAGAGTGGCGAGCTGGACGACCACCGGGGCGGCGAAGGCGTGCAGTCGTCGTCTGGGATGCTGGGCGGGTTGGATTCCGGTTCGATGCCGGCGTCGGGCGCTTTGGATTCCATGAGCGGGCATTATTCACCGCCGTCGGGAGATCCGGCCGCCAGTAACCCGGGGTTCAACGGTTGA
- a CDS encoding adenylate kinase — translation MNLILLGPPGAGKGTQAVKISEAFNLVHLSSGDILRAERKNQTELGRRAQEYMDKGVLVPDDLILSMMIGQIGRIETGRGFLLDGFPRTLAQAEGLDQRLETAGRRIDRVVNIVLSDEIVTKRLTGRWSCPQDGRVYHEMFSPPRAAGVCDACGAPLTRRKDDEPTVVAQRLRTYHEETRPLEAYYSRRGLMVNVDGSAEVSAVTDAIRKVCQAA, via the coding sequence GTGAACCTGATCCTGCTGGGGCCGCCGGGCGCCGGAAAGGGCACCCAGGCGGTGAAGATCTCCGAGGCGTTCAATCTTGTGCATCTGTCCAGTGGAGACATCCTCCGGGCCGAGCGCAAGAACCAGACGGAGCTTGGCAGGCGGGCGCAGGAGTATATGGATAAAGGCGTGCTGGTGCCGGACGACCTGATACTCTCGATGATGATCGGTCAGATCGGGCGAATTGAAACCGGCCGAGGCTTTTTGCTGGATGGGTTTCCTCGCACGCTGGCGCAGGCAGAGGGGCTTGACCAGCGGCTGGAGACAGCCGGGAGACGAATTGACCGCGTGGTGAACATCGTGCTATCCGACGAGATCGTGACGAAGCGCCTCACCGGGCGTTGGTCCTGTCCGCAGGATGGCCGGGTTTATCACGAGATGTTTTCGCCGCCGCGAGCGGCCGGTGTATGTGATGCGTGCGGGGCGCCTTTGACGCGGCGGAAGGATGATGAGCCGACGGTGGTGGCCCAGCGGCTTCGGACGTATCACGAGGAGACGCGTCCGCTGGAAGCCTATTATTCCCGTCGCGGCCTGATGGTGAACGTGGACGGCTCGGCGGAAGTGAGCGCGGTGACGGACGCGATCCGGAAGGTTTGTCAGGCGGCATGA
- the secY gene encoding preprotein translocase subunit SecY, whose amino-acid sequence MFKAFLNIFKVKDLRNKILFTLGLLAAYRIGFYVPLPGVDQEQLTRHFQNMGGDGGGMQQLTEYFALFSGGSLQQSTIFGLGIMPYISASIIFQLLGTVIPALEKLRKEGEAGRKKLQEYTRYATVGICIIQGAFWLRYMQASRLVFAEYADISASFTPTVCFWLIGITAMTAGTLFLMWLGEQIDEYGIGNGVSLIIMSGILARMPTAILEVAQNSSMEVGGTAQFGPAKIVFLLLAFVGVVAGSILITQAQRRIPIQQAKQTRGRRVWGGQRHYLPLRVNHGGVMPIIFASSLLIFPHLILDWLANMFPTSGFLNMLSSEFRRSGFLYVLSYIVLVYFFAYFWTTVQFQPKEMANQLRDYGSFIPGLRPGKRTADYLETVMTRITYVGAGFLAAIAIIPQVAAAAMEIPMGVASFLGGTGLLIVVSVGLDLVQRIEANLIMRNYGGFLDESGGTRIKGAYA is encoded by the coding sequence ATGTTTAAGGCTTTTTTGAACATCTTCAAGGTGAAGGACCTGCGGAACAAGATTCTGTTCACGCTGGGGCTCCTTGCCGCCTATCGGATCGGTTTCTATGTGCCGCTGCCTGGTGTGGATCAGGAGCAACTGACGCGTCATTTTCAGAACATGGGCGGCGATGGCGGCGGCATGCAGCAGTTGACGGAGTACTTCGCCCTGTTCAGCGGCGGCAGTCTTCAGCAAAGCACGATCTTCGGCCTGGGCATCATGCCGTACATTTCGGCGTCGATCATCTTCCAGCTTCTTGGCACGGTCATCCCGGCTCTGGAGAAGCTGCGGAAGGAAGGTGAGGCCGGAAGGAAGAAGTTGCAGGAATACACGCGTTACGCGACCGTAGGGATTTGCATCATTCAGGGTGCCTTCTGGCTGCGCTACATGCAGGCGTCGCGCCTCGTGTTCGCCGAGTACGCTGATATCAGCGCGAGCTTTACCCCGACGGTGTGCTTCTGGCTGATCGGCATCACGGCAATGACCGCGGGCACGTTGTTCCTGATGTGGCTTGGTGAGCAGATCGACGAGTACGGCATCGGCAACGGGGTGAGTCTCATCATCATGTCCGGTATTCTCGCTCGGATGCCGACGGCGATTCTCGAAGTGGCGCAGAACTCCTCGATGGAGGTCGGCGGCACGGCGCAGTTCGGCCCCGCCAAGATCGTCTTCCTGCTTCTCGCGTTTGTCGGCGTTGTCGCCGGATCGATCCTGATCACGCAGGCCCAGCGTCGCATTCCGATTCAGCAGGCCAAGCAGACGCGCGGTCGTCGCGTGTGGGGCGGTCAGCGGCACTACCTGCCGTTGCGCGTCAATCATGGCGGCGTCATGCCGATCATTTTCGCCAGCAGCTTGCTCATCTTTCCGCACCTGATCCTGGACTGGCTGGCCAACATGTTCCCGACGAGCGGTTTTCTGAACATGTTGTCATCCGAGTTCCGCCGTTCGGGTTTTCTGTACGTGTTGAGTTACATCGTCCTGGTGTACTTCTTCGCGTATTTCTGGACGACGGTTCAGTTCCAGCCCAAGGAGATGGCGAATCAGCTCCGCGATTACGGCAGTTTTATTCCGGGTCTTCGGCCGGGCAAACGGACGGCGGATTACCTCGAAACCGTGATGACGCGGATCACCTACGTCGGCGCGGGTTTCCTTGCTGCGATCGCGATTATTCCCCAGGTGGCTGCCGCGGCGATGGAGATTCCCATGGGCGTCGCATCGTTTCTCGGCGGCACCGGATTGCTGATTGTGGTCAGCGTCGGTCTGGACCTCGTGCAACGGATCGAGGCCAATCTGATCATGCGGAATTATGGCGGCTTCCTCGATGAATCGGGCGGAACACGAATCAAGGGAGCTTACGCGTGA
- the rpsK gene encoding 30S ribosomal protein S11, which translates to MAKAAGAKKKTRRNVARGIAHVKASFNNTTVTITDTNGEVLCWQSAGTVGFKGTRKSTPFAAQRAGEQAASAARKFGLSEIEVRVKGPGSGRESAISGLQSGGLRILSIEDVTPLPHNGCRPARKRRV; encoded by the coding sequence GTGGCAAAAGCAGCAGGCGCAAAGAAGAAGACGCGGCGAAACGTCGCGCGAGGCATCGCGCACGTGAAGGCGTCTTTCAATAATACGACCGTGACGATCACCGACACCAACGGTGAAGTGCTGTGTTGGCAATCGGCGGGGACGGTGGGTTTCAAAGGCACGCGCAAGAGCACGCCGTTCGCGGCGCAGCGTGCGGGGGAGCAAGCCGCCTCGGCGGCGCGCAAGTTCGGCCTCTCGGAGATTGAAGTCCGCGTGAAGGGTCCGGGCAGCGGGCGGGAGTCCGCGATCTCCGGCCTGCAATCAGGCGGCCTGCGGATTTTGAGCATCGAAGACGTGACGCCGCTACCGCACAACGGGTGCCGACCGGCGCGCAAGCGGCGCGTGTAA
- the rpsM gene encoding 30S ribosomal protein S13: MPRIAGVDIPNEKRVEIALQYIHGIGPHLSRVILKEAGISPDVRAKNLTEDEISRIAGIIDRNYVVEGQLKRQVSQNIARLKDIQCYRGLRHRRGLPVRGQRTRTNARTRKGPKKTVAGKKGVKELRS, from the coding sequence ATGCCGCGTATTGCAGGCGTGGACATTCCGAATGAGAAGCGAGTTGAGATCGCGCTTCAATACATCCATGGGATCGGGCCGCACCTGTCCCGAGTGATCCTGAAGGAGGCGGGGATCTCCCCGGATGTCCGCGCGAAGAACCTGACGGAAGACGAAATCAGCCGCATCGCCGGCATCATCGATCGCAACTATGTGGTGGAGGGTCAGCTCAAGCGCCAGGTGTCGCAGAACATCGCGCGGTTGAAGGACATCCAGTGCTACCGGGGTCTGCGTCATCGGCGCGGCTTGCCGGTGCGAGGTCAGCGTACGCGGACGAACGCACGGACGCGCAAGGGTCCGAAGAAGACGGTCGCCGGGAAGAAGGGCGTGAAGGAACTGCGCAGCTAG
- the rplQ gene encoding 50S ribosomal protein L17, with translation MRHKKSGRHLARTTAHHLAMRRNMAQSLFQYGQIETTLIKAKEVRPFVERLITLARRNTLASRQRILSMLNDRACILPEQQEAYEAMSYADRERVLRARTGRRHRTGAVPASYNKNKFTFVATSVVHRLVTDIAPKFADRPGGYTRIVRLAKRRVGDGTDLALLQLVGFDDQKPSDLKKVVGSRRRKTAERKRALEGKRTKPVKASVKAVSASPASDAGKSTE, from the coding sequence ATGCGACACAAGAAATCCGGACGACACCTGGCCCGCACGACGGCGCATCATCTGGCCATGCGGCGTAATATGGCCCAGAGTTTGTTTCAGTACGGTCAAATTGAAACGACGCTGATCAAGGCGAAGGAAGTTCGGCCGTTCGTTGAGCGGCTGATTACCCTCGCGCGGCGCAACACGCTGGCAAGCCGCCAGCGGATCCTGTCGATGCTGAACGATCGCGCCTGTATTCTTCCAGAACAGCAGGAGGCCTACGAGGCAATGAGCTACGCCGATCGCGAGCGCGTTCTTCGCGCTCGTACCGGCCGGCGTCATCGAACCGGGGCCGTCCCGGCCAGCTACAACAAGAATAAGTTTACGTTTGTCGCCACGTCGGTGGTGCACCGGCTGGTGACGGATATCGCCCCGAAGTTCGCCGATCGCCCGGGTGGCTATACGCGGATTGTCCGGTTGGCCAAGCGGCGCGTCGGCGACGGCACCGATCTCGCCCTGCTCCAGTTGGTCGGGTTTGACGATCAGAAGCCCAGCGACTTGAAGAAGGTGGTCGGCAGTCGCCGCCGGAAGACTGCGGAGCGGAAGCGCGCGCTGGAGGGCAAGCGCACCAAGCCGGTCAAGGCCAGCGTGAAGGCCGTCTCGGCGTCGCCGGCGAGTGACGCCGGCAAGTCGACTGAATGA